A window of Mixophyes fleayi isolate aMixFle1 chromosome 10, aMixFle1.hap1, whole genome shotgun sequence contains these coding sequences:
- the PRR5L gene encoding proline-rich protein 5-like isoform X1, whose translation MTSALGQPTPGFCPAARMTGSQTLLPYFAVPFNKMGSFRRPRPRFMSSPALSDLPRFYAGRQAVQLNSSAMWNSVQSAVINVFKGGGLQASELYSLNESVRHLLKSELGSFITDYFQNQLLSKGMAFMEEKVKLYEGENRIMILSELWDHFFTEILPTLQAIFYPVQGQELTIRQIALLGFRDLVLLKVNLEKSLPLVQSQIPPPILQMLLVLQGIHEPSGPNEGYLKLEEMVKMVVSPYLATYGDRSYSHGGASCILEHRFPKCHVRSDSAPYASHAGTSLAVERSLSPLTEQEGEAYLERCGSIRRHTVANVHSDIQFLAMASIMHPRSEETDLSDQCLLLPPSYNQRQFSSEPNIADNPAELLDGSTSGSLEHNSPSPS comes from the exons ATGACCTCCGCGCTCGGACAGCCAACGCCTGGTTTTTGCCCCGCTGCCCGTATGACTGGGAGTCAGACTCTGCTGCCGTACTTCGCGGTTCCGTTCAACAAGATGGGCTCGTTCCGGCGACCCAGACCTCGGTTTATGAGCTCGCCGGCGCTGAGTGACTTGCCGCGGTTCTATGCCGGTAGACAAGCCGTACAGCTCAACTCCAGCGCAATGTGGAACAG TGTACAGAGCGCTGTCATAAACGTGTTCAAAGGAGGAGGCCTGCAAGCCAGCGAGCTGTATTCCCTGAACGAGAGTGTCAG ACATTTGCTGAAAAGTGAACTTGGATCGTTTATCACAGATTATTTTCAA AACCAGTTGCTCTCAAAGGGTATGGCCTTCATGGAAGAGAAAGTCAAGCTGTACGAAG GGGAGAACCGTATCATGATTCTGTCCGAACTGTGGGATCATTTCTTCACCGAAATCCTGCCAACGCTCCAGGCTATCTTTTACCCTGTCCAG GGCCAGGAGCTCACGATTCGTCAGATCGCTCTTCTTGGCTTCAGGGACTTGGTGTTGCTGAAGGTGAACCTGGAGAAATCGCTTCCCTTGGTGCAGTCGCAGATCCCACCTCCCATCCTGCAGATGCTGCTAGTCCTTCAG GGTATTCACGAGCCCTCAGGTCCCAATGAGGGTTATCTGAAGCTGGAAGAGATGGTAAAAATGGTGGTGTCACCATATCTGGCAACATACGGAGACCGAAGCTACAGCCACGGTGGTGCTTCCTGTATACTTG AACATCGGTTCCCCAAATGTCATGTAAGGTCAGACTCTGCCCCCTACGCGTCACATGCCGGTACCTCGCTTGCTGTCGAGCGCTCTTTGTCCCCCCTCACGGAGCAGGAAGGGGAGGCCTACCTGGAGAGGTGCGGCAGCATCCGCAGACACACAGTGGCCAACGTTCACTCGGACATCCAATTTTTGGCGATGGCCTCTATAATGCACCCCCGATCTGAGGAAACGGATCTCTCGGACCAATGTCTGTTACTGCCGCCCAGCTACAACCAGCGGCAGTTCAGCAGCGAGCCCAACATTGCGGACAATCCCGCGGAGCTGCTCGATGGTTCTACGTCCGGCAGCTTGGAACACAACTCTCCGTCACCCAGCTGA
- the PRR5L gene encoding proline-rich protein 5-like isoform X2: MTSALGQPTPGFCPAARMTGSQTLLPYFAVPFNKMGSFRRPRPRFMSSPALSDLPRFYAGRQAVQLNSSAMWNRHLLKSELGSFITDYFQNQLLSKGMAFMEEKVKLYEGENRIMILSELWDHFFTEILPTLQAIFYPVQGQELTIRQIALLGFRDLVLLKVNLEKSLPLVQSQIPPPILQMLLVLQGIHEPSGPNEGYLKLEEMVKMVVSPYLATYGDRSYSHGGASCILEHRFPKCHVRSDSAPYASHAGTSLAVERSLSPLTEQEGEAYLERCGSIRRHTVANVHSDIQFLAMASIMHPRSEETDLSDQCLLLPPSYNQRQFSSEPNIADNPAELLDGSTSGSLEHNSPSPS, translated from the exons ATGACCTCCGCGCTCGGACAGCCAACGCCTGGTTTTTGCCCCGCTGCCCGTATGACTGGGAGTCAGACTCTGCTGCCGTACTTCGCGGTTCCGTTCAACAAGATGGGCTCGTTCCGGCGACCCAGACCTCGGTTTATGAGCTCGCCGGCGCTGAGTGACTTGCCGCGGTTCTATGCCGGTAGACAAGCCGTACAGCTCAACTCCAGCGCAATGTGGAACAG ACATTTGCTGAAAAGTGAACTTGGATCGTTTATCACAGATTATTTTCAA AACCAGTTGCTCTCAAAGGGTATGGCCTTCATGGAAGAGAAAGTCAAGCTGTACGAAG GGGAGAACCGTATCATGATTCTGTCCGAACTGTGGGATCATTTCTTCACCGAAATCCTGCCAACGCTCCAGGCTATCTTTTACCCTGTCCAG GGCCAGGAGCTCACGATTCGTCAGATCGCTCTTCTTGGCTTCAGGGACTTGGTGTTGCTGAAGGTGAACCTGGAGAAATCGCTTCCCTTGGTGCAGTCGCAGATCCCACCTCCCATCCTGCAGATGCTGCTAGTCCTTCAG GGTATTCACGAGCCCTCAGGTCCCAATGAGGGTTATCTGAAGCTGGAAGAGATGGTAAAAATGGTGGTGTCACCATATCTGGCAACATACGGAGACCGAAGCTACAGCCACGGTGGTGCTTCCTGTATACTTG AACATCGGTTCCCCAAATGTCATGTAAGGTCAGACTCTGCCCCCTACGCGTCACATGCCGGTACCTCGCTTGCTGTCGAGCGCTCTTTGTCCCCCCTCACGGAGCAGGAAGGGGAGGCCTACCTGGAGAGGTGCGGCAGCATCCGCAGACACACAGTGGCCAACGTTCACTCGGACATCCAATTTTTGGCGATGGCCTCTATAATGCACCCCCGATCTGAGGAAACGGATCTCTCGGACCAATGTCTGTTACTGCCGCCCAGCTACAACCAGCGGCAGTTCAGCAGCGAGCCCAACATTGCGGACAATCCCGCGGAGCTGCTCGATGGTTCTACGTCCGGCAGCTTGGAACACAACTCTCCGTCACCCAGCTGA